A part of Babylonia areolata isolate BAREFJ2019XMU chromosome 6, ASM4173473v1, whole genome shotgun sequence genomic DNA contains:
- the LOC143283541 gene encoding uncharacterized protein LOC143283541 — protein sequence MEFIPWNNSDNIVSAETESIVMRIHHTVAVCLFLIGGPGNVINMAVFYKQGISDRVNLCLFFLSLADELHLASMFFFFAEPFHLQFTMKEMFGPFFTFIVNNRLLGLGGFTFVSNVLSAIIAIERCVCVISPLKVQTLMRARTMAAVIIAVFVVVISLYFLVMSRFHLQCLYDASSGTTLNTLVNGDFYSAHKELIDIVDATVFGVVGVPMVTAVVVTVTTLITVVRLRQVVTWRLDTSSSLSAREVALTRMLVVVSGVFLACVVPMALTPFLWLLVPEMNSGRRYHNLYLTSAWISNMLTVINSTFNIFVYYPMGSRYRETLWTLCGRKTEAGKQRERPYSHCAGTSAPSTSDKTGE from the coding sequence ATGGAGTTCATACCCTGGAACAATTCTGACAACATTGTGAGCGCAGAAACAGAATCGATTGTCATGAGAATACACCACACAGTGGCGGTGTGCCTGTTTCTGATTGGAGGACCAGGgaacgtcatcaacatggcggtgttctaCAAACAGGGCATTAGTGACCGGGTCaacctgtgtctgtttttcttgtcGTTAGCTGACGAACTGCACTTGGCTagcatgttcttcttctttgcagaACCATTTCACTTGCAGTTCACCATGAAAGAAATGTTTGGCCCCTTCTTTACCTTCATTGTCAACAATCGTTTGCTGGGTTTGGGGGGATTCACTTTTGTTTCCAATGTCCTCTCCGCAATCATTGCCAtcgagagatgtgtgtgtgtcatcagtcCACTGAAAGTTCAGACTCTGATGCGCGCAAGAACAATGGCTGCTGTCATCATCGCCGTGTTCGTAGTGGTGATAAGTCTTTATTTCCTCGTCATGTCCAGATTTCACTTGCAGTGTCTCTACGATGCTTCCTCAGGGACGACACTGAATACACTCGTCAATGGAGATTTTTACAGCGCTCACAAAGAGCTGATCGATATTGTGGACGCCACTGTGTTTGGCGTGGTGGGTGTGCCCATGGTGACCGCAGTGGTGGTGACTGTCACCACGCTGATCACTGTGGTCAGACTCCGGCAGGTGGTCACATGGCGGCTGGATACTTCGTCCTCGCTCTCTGCTCGCGAGGTGGCGCTGACcaggatgctggtggtggtgtcgggTGTCTTCCTGGCCTGTGTTGTCCCCATGGCCTTGACCCCCTTCCTTTGGCTCCTCGTGCCCGAGATGAACTCTGGACGCCGATACCACAACTTGTATTTGACCAGCGCTTGGATCTCTAACATGTTGACGGTCATCAACTCTACTTTTAACATCTTCGTGTATTACCCTATGGGGTCTCGCTACAGAGAAACGCTGTGGACACTGTGTGGCAGAAAGACTGAAGCGGGGAAACAGCGGGAAAGGCCTTACTCCCATTGTGCCGGGACATCTGCACCAAGTACCTCTGACAAGACTGGAGAATGA